ACGTGCCACCAATCGTTAAAGAGAAAAACATATTTGAGGTTAGCATCAATAGAAATAATGATCTACTTGTAGAGAATGAACCTATGGAAATAAAAGACCTTAAAGATGCTGCTCTTAAGTTTATCGATAATGGTGGAGGTGTAGGAGCGCCAGGTGAAGATGGAACTCCTCCTAGTAGATGTGATTATTGTCAAGGTGAAGGTCTTGAGAGCTCATCAGATCATCCTAACAAAGCAATTATTTCTGTACAAAGTGATAGAGGAACCGAATATGGAACTTATATTAGAGTACAAAATGAGTTGTTGAGAGCTTATTCAGAACTAAGAAATAGATTATCTAAGCAAAGATATAATATGTCTTTTGATGAATTAGAAGAAGCTTACGATAATGCTAAGAATAATGCTGATTTAACAGATCAGGTTGAAACTTTACAGAGAAGAGTGGAAGATATCAAAAAAGCATATCCTCAAATTATCTCTGATATGGAACCAACATCATAATTAATTATAAAATTTTAAAGTATGTCTAAATTTAGAAAGAAGAAAAAAGGAATGCCTGCAGTAAATACTGCATCACTTCCAGATATCGTTTTTATGTTATTATTCTTCTTCATGGTAACAACTACTATGAGAGAGACAGATTTAAGAATAGAAAATCCTGTATTACCTAGTGCTACTGAAATTAAAAAATTAGAAGACAAAAGTTTGGTAAGTACAATCTATGTTGGTAAGTCTACAGATGTTAATAGAGATGGAGCAGGTTATAATAAAATTCAATTGAATGATAAAATATCTACTGCAGATCAAGTGCCAGCTTTTATTTTAGGAAAAAGAGATAAAATAGCTGAGAAATTAGTTCCTTTTATGACTACTTCTATTAAGGCAGACAAAAGATCTAATGTAGGTACAATTATAGATATTAGATTAAAATTAAGAGATGTAAATGCTCTTAAAATTAACTATTCTTCTACACCTGATTCGAAAAATTAAAAATAACGTATTTTATATAAAAAGGATAATTCGAAAGAGTTATCCTTTTTTTTATAATAAAATTTAAATATGTTATTTCTAAATTGTCTATATTTAATTTCAATAATTATATAATGAAGAATATAATTTTTATTGTTTTTTTTATCATGACTATAAGTAAATTATCTGCTCAGAAAGATTCTTTACAATTAGGAGATAGTTATGCAGATGATCAAATATATTTTTCGGTTTCTTATGCACAATTTAATAATCAACCTACAGCAATAAGTAGAAGTAATTTTTCTTATGCAGTTTCTGCGGGTTTTTTGAAAGATGTTATTTTAAACAAAAGAGGTAATATTTCTTTTGCAGCTGGTGTTGGTTATGGATTTAACTTTTTTAATCATGAGCTTAAAGTAGAGGAACTAAGTTCGGGAACAAGCTTTAATTCTGCATCTAATTTGGCTTCAAATATTTTTACTTCACATAATTTAGAGTTTCCAATTGAGTTTAGATGGAGGACATCTACTGCAAAAAAATACGATTTTTGGCGGATATATGGAGGTGTTAAATTTTTATACAATGTATCTAATACATTTAGATTTGAAGAGAATGGAACTAAGTTTAGTTATAATAACGTAAGTGCGTTTAATAACTTTCAATATGGTTTAACGCTTTCAGTGGGTTATGACGTTTTTAATCTCAACTTATTTTACGGTTTAACTCCTGTTTTTAAAAATGCTACTATAAATGGAGAGGAAATTAATACTACTATTTTAAAGTTTGGATTTATTTTTTATATCTTATAAAAGATAATATATTATTGAAGGTGATAGTAATCCTATAAAAAAACCTATGTAAATTTCTTTTGATGAATGCGCTTTTAGTGATAATCTTGCACTGGCTAAAACACCTGCAAGTAAAAAGAGAATCATTATTACTATAGTAAACGACTTCGAGTGTATATTTGTTAAAACAATAAAAAAGCCTGCAAAGATTCCTAAAGACAGTAGGTGAACACTAGTTTTTATCTTAAAAAAAAAGAGTAGGTAAACAATGAATAATGCTAAGGATGTTGCATAAAAAAGAATTCCTAAATCTCTTAAATTTACCACGTTACTAATTGTAGTTCCTAATAAATAAAATAGAAAAACCATTAAGGCAACAGGTAATTTTCTTTCTTTAATACCTTTTATTTTATAACTTTTAATAAACCTTAATTTCTTAAAAAGAACTATTAATAACAACGGAATCAAGTAGGTTACAATAAAAACCAAACTTAAAACTAGTAGTTTTTGCTTACTTACTAAGTTGCTAGGAATTAGTAAAAAGTATAGCATTACACCAATTGTGGGAATAACAATAGGATGTAGAATGGTAGATATGTATTTGAAAAATGACACTATATTTCTTTTCGTAAACGAGCCACAGGTAAATCTAACTGTTCACGATATTTAGCAATTGTTCTTCTTGCAATCGGATACCCTTTTTCTTTTAATATAACAGATAATTTTTCGTCCGTTAAAGGTTTCTTCTTATTTTCTTCACTAATAACAGTTTCTAAAATTTTTTTAATTTCTTTGGTAGATACATCTTCTCCTTGATCATTTTTCATAGATTCAGAAAAGAATTCTTTAATTAATTTAGTTCCATAAGGTGTAGATACATATTTGCTATTTGCCACTCTAGAAACTGTAGAAACGTCCATATTTATTTTATCTGCAATATCTTTTAAAATCATGGGTCTTAACTTGCGTTCATCACCTGTTAAAAAATAATCATATTGATAATGCATTATTGTATTCATAGTTACCAAAAGTGTTTCCTGACGTTGTTTTATAGCATCAATAAACCATTTAGCAGCATCTAGTTTTTGTTTGATAAAGAATACTGCATCTTTTTGAGATTTACTTTTTGTAGTTGCTTCTTGATAGCCTTTTAGCATATTATTATACTCTCTTGAAACATGTAATTCAGGAGCATTTCTAGAGTTTAGCGTTAAATCTAGTTCGCCATCTATAATTTTAATTGAAAAATCTGGAACAATCTGTTCAGCAATTTTGTTATTACCAGCATAAGAACTGCCAGGTTTAGGATTTAATCTAGAAATTTCTGAGTTTACTTCTTTCAACTCATCTTCAGAAATGTTGAATTTTTCTTGAAGTTTTTTGTAATGTTTTTTTACAAAATGATCGAAAGCATCTTCCAGAATAGCAATTGCTAAACTTCTAATTTTATTACTTTCTTTTGCTTTAAGTTGAATAATTAAACACTCTCTTAAATCTCTGGCTCCAACTCCAATAGGATCTAATGTATGCACTGCTCTTTTTAAAACAGCAACAACTTTTTCTTCAGTAGTAAAAACATTTGCTGTAAAAGCTAAATCATCTACTAGATCTATAATTTCTCTTCTTATATAACCACTATCATCAATACTACCCACTAAAAACTCTGCAATTGCACGTTCTTCTTCTGTAAAGTTATACGTATTTAATTGGTTTTTTAAAGATTGATGAAAACTTGTTCCAGCTGCATAAGGCACATTTTTTTCTTCATCGTCTGCAGAATAATTATTGGCTTGCGTTTTATAATTCGGAATTTCATCGTCACTTAAATATTCATCAATATTAATATCTTCAGCATCAATTTTTTCGTTTCCATCTTCTGCATCATCATATTCGTTTGATAAATCGTCATCTATAGAATCTGCATCATCTTTGCCTGTATCTAAGGCTGGATTCTCTTCAATTTCTTGCTTTAAACGTTCTTCAAAAGCTTGCGTAGGCAATTGAATTAACTTCATCAACTGTATTTGTTGTGGAGATAATTTCTGTAAAAGTTTAAAATTAAGACTTTGTTTTAGCATTTTTTAGTTTTGTTTTAAAAACTTTAAAAGTGTTTTTGGATCTTGTCTATTATCCCAAAAAGCAACAATGATAATTTTATAATTAAAAAACTTTATAAAAGATTGAATAATGTTCAAGATTAATCTTTCTTAAATTTAGTTTTTCTGTTGGATTTCCCATTTCAGGAAAATCTTTTAATAACGTAGTTTTTTCTTTAATTTTTAAATTTAATCTTTTAGAATAAGCATTACTATTGTTTCTTAAATTCCAATACTTAAAAACTTGATTCCTCTGTTTTAAAGCTGTTAGAGTCCAAACAATAGTTAGTTCATCCATGAAGCATCTAATTTATCTACTTCTTCTTCAGAATATAAACGTCCATATTTTATATCTTCTTCACTCATTTTTAACATTTCTAGTTGTTCAAGAGAAAAAGATGTTTTTTCATTTACTTTAGATACTTCAAAAATAGAAATTATAGCATTCAGCAACTTTTCATTTTCAGTTGCAGCAATTTTATCAATTAAATTATTTTTTAAATTATCTAATGTATTCATTGTAAATGTATTTTTATAAAAATACAAAATTTAATGTAATATTTACCTTATAAGAGTTTCTTCCTTTTGGAAAGATTAAAATAGGCTTATTAAAATTCAGCATTTTGTGGCGTTCTTGGAAAAGGAATTACGTCTCTAATATTACTCATTCCTGTTGTAAATTGCACCAATCTTTCAAAACCAAGACCAAAACCAGAATGTACAGCAGTTCCGAATTTACGCAAATCTAAATACCACCATAATTCTTTTTCATCAATATCTAAGGCTTTCATTTTATCAACCAAAACATCATAACGTTCTTCTCTTTGTGAGCCACCAACCATTTCTCCAATTCCTGGAAACAATACATCCATAGCTCTTACTGTTTTTCCATCATCATTTAAACGCATATAAAATGCTTTGATATTTGCAGGATAATCAAATAAAATAACAGGACATTTAAAATGTTTTTCTACTAAATAACGTTCGTGCTCAGACTGTAAATCTGCTCCCCATTCATTAATAGGATATTGAAATTTCTTCTTTTTATTCGGTTTTGAGTTTCTTAAAATGTCAAAAGCCTCTGTATAAGACACACGTTTAAAGTTGTTGTCAACCACAAATTTTAATTTGTTTAACAAACTCATTTCACTTCTTTCTGCTTGTGGTTTGCTTTTATCTTCTTGCGTTAATCGCTGATCTAAAAATGCTAAATCATCTTTACAGGTTTCTAAAACATCTTTTAAAACCGATTTTATAAAATCTTCTGCCAAATCCATATTGCCATCTAAATCCATAAAAGCAACTTCGGGTTCAATCATCCAAAATTCTGCTAAATGACGAGTTGTGTTGGAGTTTTCTGCTCTAAAAGTTGGTCCAAAAGTATAGGCTTTACCTAAAGCCATAGCAAAAGTTTCAGCTTCTAATTGTCCAGAAACTGTTAAATTAGTCTCTTTACCAAAAAAGTCTTTAGAATAGTCTATGTTTCCATCTTCTGTTTCAGGAGCTTTATTATCTTCAAAATTGGTAACTCTAAACATTTCTCCAGCACCTTCTGCATCAGAACCCGTAATAATTGGTGTGTTTACATAGTTAAAACCATTTTCTTGAAAATATTTATGGACTGCAAAAGATAGTTTAGAACGAACTCTCATAACTGCACTAAACGTATTTGTTCTTACACGTAAATGTGCATTCTCCCTTAAAAACTCAAAGCTATGTTTTTTAGGCTGAATAGGATATTCATCTGCATTAGAATCTCCTAAAATTTCTATATTAGAAACTTGAATTTCTACAGATTGCCCTTTTCCTTGGCTCTCGACAATAGTTCCTTTTATTGAAACAGCAGCACCAGTTGTAATTCTTTTTAAAGTATCTTCTGGAGTATTTTCAAAATCGATAACACATTGTATATTGTTAATTGTTGAACCATCATTGATAGCTATAAAACGATTACTTCTAAAAGTTCTTACCCAGCCATTTATATGAACTTCTTGTAAAATCGAATCTGATTTTAAAATTTCTGCAACATTTTTCTGTGTCATTTTTTCTTGATTTTTTTGATTTACTTTAAAAAACTTACTGAGTTGTAAAGATACTTTTTTGAAGTAAAAAGCAAACTTAATTTGTCGTTAAATTAAAGGTGATAAAAAAAAATTATCTTTGAGCAAAACAAACCAGTTATGAAAAAAACGATTCCTTTCAAAAGAATTTTAAAGCAATTAAAAGATGATGCCATTGGTAAAGATTCTCATAGAGGAATTACTTTAACATATGCTTGGTTGGCAAATCAATTTGGTCATATTTCCTTAGGTTTTATTCCTAGTTATTTACTTTTTTATTTTTCGAATTTTGATGCTGTAAAATCTTCAATATATGTGTCAGGTTTTTGGTTACTTTTTGAGTTGTATAATTTTTTAGGCCCTTTATTAAGTAAAAGCGAATCGAAATCTGATATGGTTTTTATCCCAAAAAAAACAACTTATAAATTTAAACCAAAATGGAATAATTTAGCTTTTGATACTTTTACAGATGTCTGTTTTTTTGCATTTGGTGCTTTTTTGTTTAGTTTGTTAATAACAGAAGGAGATAATAAAACAGTTTTAATTGTTTTATCAAGTTTAGGCATCTATTTATTATTTGCTACAAGATATTGGTTTGTCACAAAAATGTACCAATTTTATGCGAGGTTTCCTTTTCAATTTCGCTTAAGTCAATGGGATTTTACTATTGATGCTGAAAACAAAAATAAGGTTGAACAATTTAAAAAATCAACAAAAAAAGATGGAAATCATTTATTAATATACGGAGCTTTAAGTACAGGAAAAACAAGTTTAGGAGTAGGGATTTTAAATGAATTAAGTATAAAAAACAACAGTTGTTTGTATGTAAATGCGTTTAAAATGTTTAATTATTTTTTTAATGATGAAAATGACGTTTTAGAAGAACATGAAATATGGAATTGGAAAACGACCAATTTTTTAATGATTGATGATATAAATCCAAGTGAACCCATTCAAGATGAATTGATATCGCCTAAAATATTATTAAGTTTTATTGATACTTTACAACCAATTAACAAAGCAAATAGAGATATTTTAAAGAATAAAAATATAATTTGGGTTTTAGGTAATAAGCAACCTTTAAAAATAAATTATGAAGATTCTTGGAAAAATATGCTTTTAGAAATTGGTAT
The DNA window shown above is from Polaribacter sp. Hel_I_88 and carries:
- the rpoN gene encoding RNA polymerase factor sigma-54; its protein translation is MLKQSLNFKLLQKLSPQQIQLMKLIQLPTQAFEERLKQEIEENPALDTGKDDADSIDDDLSNEYDDAEDGNEKIDAEDINIDEYLSDDEIPNYKTQANNYSADDEEKNVPYAAGTSFHQSLKNQLNTYNFTEEERAIAEFLVGSIDDSGYIRREIIDLVDDLAFTANVFTTEEKVVAVLKRAVHTLDPIGVGARDLRECLIIQLKAKESNKIRSLAIAILEDAFDHFVKKHYKKLQEKFNISEDELKEVNSEISRLNPKPGSSYAGNNKIAEQIVPDFSIKIIDGELDLTLNSRNAPELHVSREYNNMLKGYQEATTKSKSQKDAVFFIKQKLDAAKWFIDAIKQRQETLLVTMNTIMHYQYDYFLTGDERKLRPMILKDIADKINMDVSTVSRVANSKYVSTPYGTKLIKEFFSESMKNDQGEDVSTKEIKKILETVISEENKKKPLTDEKLSVILKEKGYPIARRTIAKYREQLDLPVARLRKEI
- the asnS gene encoding asparagine--tRNA ligase, with amino-acid sequence MTQKNVAEILKSDSILQEVHINGWVRTFRSNRFIAINDGSTINNIQCVIDFENTPEDTLKRITTGAAVSIKGTIVESQGKGQSVEIQVSNIEILGDSNADEYPIQPKKHSFEFLRENAHLRVRTNTFSAVMRVRSKLSFAVHKYFQENGFNYVNTPIITGSDAEGAGEMFRVTNFEDNKAPETEDGNIDYSKDFFGKETNLTVSGQLEAETFAMALGKAYTFGPTFRAENSNTTRHLAEFWMIEPEVAFMDLDGNMDLAEDFIKSVLKDVLETCKDDLAFLDQRLTQEDKSKPQAERSEMSLLNKLKFVVDNNFKRVSYTEAFDILRNSKPNKKKKFQYPINEWGADLQSEHERYLVEKHFKCPVILFDYPANIKAFYMRLNDDGKTVRAMDVLFPGIGEMVGGSQREERYDVLVDKMKALDIDEKELWWYLDLRKFGTAVHSGFGLGFERLVQFTTGMSNIRDVIPFPRTPQNAEF
- a CDS encoding ATP-binding protein, coding for MKKTIPFKRILKQLKDDAIGKDSHRGITLTYAWLANQFGHISLGFIPSYLLFYFSNFDAVKSSIYVSGFWLLFELYNFLGPLLSKSESKSDMVFIPKKTTYKFKPKWNNLAFDTFTDVCFFAFGAFLFSLLITEGDNKTVLIVLSSLGIYLLFATRYWFVTKMYQFYARFPFQFRLSQWDFTIDAENKNKVEQFKKSTKKDGNHLLIYGALSTGKTSLGVGILNELSIKNNSCLYVNAFKMFNYFFNDENDVLEEHEIWNWKTTNFLMIDDINPSEPIQDELISPKILLSFIDTLQPINKANRDILKNKNIIWVLGNKQPLKINYEDSWKNMLLEIGIPEEKITTISL
- a CDS encoding porin family protein; its protein translation is MKNIIFIVFFIMTISKLSAQKDSLQLGDSYADDQIYFSVSYAQFNNQPTAISRSNFSYAVSAGFLKDVILNKRGNISFAAGVGYGFNFFNHELKVEELSSGTSFNSASNLASNIFTSHNLEFPIEFRWRTSTAKKYDFWRIYGGVKFLYNVSNTFRFEENGTKFSYNNVSAFNNFQYGLTLSVGYDVFNLNLFYGLTPVFKNATINGEEINTTILKFGFIFYIL
- a CDS encoding biopolymer transporter ExbD; the protein is MSKFRKKKKGMPAVNTASLPDIVFMLLFFFMVTTTMRETDLRIENPVLPSATEIKKLEDKSLVSTIYVGKSTDVNRDGAGYNKIQLNDKISTADQVPAFILGKRDKIAEKLVPFMTTSIKADKRSNVGTIIDIRLKLRDVNALKINYSSTPDSKN
- a CDS encoding biopolymer transporter ExbD, whose translation is MARRENPEINAGSMADIAFLLLIFFLVTTTMNVDSGVSKKLSEKPPPDYVPPIVKEKNIFEVSINRNNDLLVENEPMEIKDLKDAALKFIDNGGGVGAPGEDGTPPSRCDYCQGEGLESSSDHPNKAIISVQSDRGTEYGTYIRVQNELLRAYSELRNRLSKQRYNMSFDELEEAYDNAKNNADLTDQVETLQRRVEDIKKAYPQIISDMEPTS
- a CDS encoding type II toxin-antitoxin system RelE/ParE family toxin, which encodes MDELTIVWTLTALKQRNQVFKYWNLRNNSNAYSKRLNLKIKEKTTLLKDFPEMGNPTEKLNLRKINLEHYSIFYKVF